The region ggagctgggccatagagaatcattgggccgtgtgttatgcgtattttacgggtgcattttctgcgctcatacgtccgtaaaactcgccagtgtgacgccggactAACATGAATGTCCCATGTCAAGAATGGCTTAATCTGGCTGGGCATGGCGTCAATGAGATCGGCTATCTTGACCTGTGGAATGCTGACCCACTCAGCATGCAGAAAAATTCTAAAAGCTCATGCATGTCGTCTCACAGCACGATCAAGCATAGCCCAGAAATGTTCTATGGGATTTATGTCAGGTGACTGACTGGCCCATAGAAGCATCCAAATGactttttgggggggcattttTTATAGCAATATGGCAAGGAACTCCAAGAGGGTGTTGTTTTGGTCAGTAGCCCACCTAACACTATTGGAAAAAGATCTAATATTCTTAGGTGGGCTGCGGAACAAAACAACCCCCTGGACCAGAGCTTATGTGAATAAGCAACATAACACTAAATTAATCCTCTATATTTCTACCATCTTTGCAGTTGCAGTCTCAATTACCTCTCACCTTGGAAGATCAGCTCAAAGTCTGTACAAATTGACCTTCGAGGCAATCCATTACACTGCATTTGTGAAGACCACGAGTGGCTGCTTTTAAACCACGAGAACTTTGTCTTGACAAGGTAATGTTAAAATAGTAAAATGCATGCCTGAAAAGTTTAATATTTAGATTATTACCTCTGCACATCCCCCTGAAAACACCATACCCACCGTCGCAGTATTATGCTTTTCTTCCGCAGGGATAgggagctggtcagagttgatgagaTGATGGATGGAGATAAACACAGggtaatcctggaggaaaacctgttagaggctgcaaaagtcttaagactggggtgtaggttcaccttctagcaggacaatgaccctaaacatactgccagagctacatggATGGTTTAGAATGATCAAAGCATAtgcatgtgtgtgaatggcccagtcacagtccagtccaAATATCATTGAGAATCGGTGTCAAGActggaaaattgctgttcacagatgcttTTCATCCAATCGCACTGAGCTAAAGGTGCCAAAAATGTCACAAGTCGATAATGGGTTAAAGGGATTGCCTACGTAAAGACAGCCCTTTGTATGACAGCTGTATGAGACAACTTTAAGCTTGTAGAAGATTGGAAACTGAAAAAACATAGAAAACTGATGTCACTTTTGTTCACTAAGCTGAGCTCAAGTGGAACAAAAATTTTGAGACCTTTCAaactgtgcaaattgtctcttcagagtggaagaggactagaactcaagTGCAACCTAGCGGAAAtcacaatcttaaaagtcaatatcgactctcttaatgaaccttgtcacatgacttaggataaaagccaaaagcaAAATCTTAATTTGCAAACAGTGTGTTTTGGGGTACTACCCTCGTCAGCGCAAAGTTTGAGATCTGGGTTGGCTGGGTGAGAGGTGTCCAacagggatccaaggggtaacgttcctCCTGGCGGATACTGACACATTAAGCCTGACATGCTGagctgaggagacttttaagccccaatactcctctgggaaatatgcaaattgtcaattcagagtggaagaggactagaactctagtgccacttataggaagtagcaatcctaaaagtcattacTGACTCTAACGAGGCTCGTTAGAGTCAATGTAGACTTTTAGGCtacgtgcccacgttgcagaaatgctgcggaaaagcccgcagcatttccgcaactccctgtcaCCGGTAAAACGCAtacagaattggcatgcgttttcccgcaaaacacaagcgttttgctagcgtttttagcttgcagaatgctagcattttccaagcgatttgaagcatcgcttggaaaagttattgacaggttagtcacacttgtcaagcatagtgtttgacaagtgtgaccaactttttactattgatgctgcctatgccaaaAATAacagattacacaggtcaacaaaaaaaaaatttttttctggtgtccaaaatattttaatgaatttggggtatttttggggtgctgattctgaatatgctatcagttttgccagattggctcaagtttttgacatttttggtatcttatttatagcacttgttggtaaatgcgacgcatcatctcattaatttctttggattagtacttgaactgagcagttctcaatatagttttgtgttaattagtgttctaaaagtttgttcatagcttgatttttgcactaactttatgttgttgtctgttttccagtgaaaagcatgaactcatcaagaagaagttgtcttaacgatccagactcattctgttacatttgtggtgaatacacactgccaaaacatagaagaaacataacagacttcgtaaaaaaagtgtattttgcctattttggggttatgcttggggaccaagacaagttttgggcaccacacatagtgtgcaaagcatgtatcgaattattacgaaaatggagcaaaggacaaagaaaaagcttcaaatttggtgttccaatggtgtggagagagccaaaaaatcatcatgatgactgttatttctgtgcagtgcaagtgcaaggattcaataagcataagaaacgaaaatgggagtaacatggaatctgcaagaaggcctgtccctcattgtgaagatgtgcctgtacctgtgtttaccataaataacagtcatcatgatgattttttggctctctccacaccattggaacaccaaatttgaagctttttctttgtcctttgctccattttcgtaataattcgatacatgctttgcacactatgtgtggtgcccaaaacttgtcttggtccccaagcataaccccaaaataggcaaaatacacttttttttacgaagtctgttatgtttcttctatgttttggcagtgtgtattcaccacaaatgtaacagaatgagtctggatcgttaagacaacttcttcttgatgagttcatgcttttcactggaaaacagacaacaacataaagttagtgcaaaaatcaagctatgaacaaacttttagaacactaattaacacaaaactatattgagaactgctcagttcaagtactaatccaaagaaattaatgagatgatgcgtcgcatttaccaacacgtgctataaataagataccaaaaatgtcaaaaacttgagccaatctggcaaaactgatgacatattcagaatcagcaccccaaaaataccctaaattcgatgaaatatctttggcaccaaaaatgctgttgaccagtgttatatatatatatatatatatatatacactcaccggccactttattaggtacacctgtccaacttcttgttaacacttaatttgtaatcagccaatcacatggcggcaactcagtgcatttaggcatgtagacatggtcaagacaatctcctgcagttcaaaccgagcatcagtatggggaagaaaggtgatttgagtgcctttgaacgtggcatggttgttggtgccagaagggctggtctgagtatttcagaaactgctgatctactgggattttcacgcacaaccatctctagggtttacggagaatggtccgaaaaagaaaaaaaatccagtgagtggcagttctgtgggcggaaatgccttgttgatgccagaggtcagaggagaatgggcagactggttcgagctgatagaaaggcaacagtgactcaaatcgccacccgttacaaccaaggtaggcctaagagcatctctgaacgcacagtgcgtcgaactttgaggcagatgggctacagcagcagaagaccacaccgggtaccactcctttcagctaagaacaggaaactgaggctacaatttgtacaagctcatcgaaattggacagtagaagattggaaaaacgttgcttggtctgatgagtctcgatttctgctgcgacattcggatggtagggtcagaatttggcgtaaacaacatgaaagcatggatccatcctgccttgtatggagcatctttgggatgtgcagccgacaaatctgcggcaactgtgtgatgccaacatgtcaatatggaccaaaatctctgaggaatgcttccagcaccttgttgaatctatgccacaaagaattgaggcagttctgaaggcaaaaggaggtccaacccgttactagcatggtgtacctaataaagtggccggtgagtgtatatatttgcctaaaatagaAAGTGTGTCATCTTTTACATctttaacagtaattttgaccaggggttgccaaacttttacatgccattgtatatgAACGAGTAGGACAGGTGTGCGATATCTGCCTTGCACacacagatatttgtagacatgatGCCACAAATCCTGCTCAACTCCCAATGCAGAAGTAGTTACCAGATTTcaaaattgatgacctatccttaggagagGCTATCAATATAAAGTCAGTGGTGGCACAGCTCTCAGCAGTCCTGATGAATACTTGTTTGTACTTTTCCCATAGTGGCTGTGCTCGATCTTGCAGCTTTATCCCATCCTTGTGAATAGCCGCCACTATTTTCTATGTTttaacatttttgcaatttttttctcctttttttctcatttaggccacatgaaactttctgcaGTTACTTGAAGGGAGATCTACCAGATATATCAATGTTTGAGCTTCATAAGCGATGCAAAAGGAGCGACCCAAATAGTGAAAGCGAAGAGTCTGTGACCCCCAGTACCACGATGACTCCTGATTATATACAAGGAACTACAGAAGGCTTATTAACACCACGTACAATAGGACAGAAATATATTCTCACAGAAAACACTAAAGATTTAACGACTACGGGTTTTGAAATAGACTCAACAACACAATCTGGTGTGGTCAGTCCAAACGTAAGCCCAAAGAGCAACAGCGAGTCCTCACCTAAAGAACTTACAGTGTCCGTCAGCACCAGCGATAAACCAACAACTCCACACAAGCTTCCGGTCAGTGGAAGCTCTAATGGAAACCAAACAGAAATCCAACGAGACTACACAGAAGAATATGACGAAGAAGAGACTCAACCTAGTGTAACAATAGTAGGCGGCAAAATGGTGGCGTGTGACTATGACCATTGTAGACATCTTCAGGCTCCTTGCTCTGAGCTTCAATTACTAAAACCATGCTTGTGCCCTGGACTTTCAGGAGACCATATAATTCCAGACCCCCCTCTAGTACATGGAGTATTCGAGATAACAGACACGTCGGCACAGATACTTTGGTGTGCCCCGAATTCCATAGTGGAAAAGTACCAGTTAGTTTATCAACCCGAGAGTGGCGCGAATGATACGGTTGATAACATTTACGTGACAATGAGAGAGTACACTCTGTATAACCTAGCGCCATTTACTACATATAACGTGTGTGTATTGGCTTTTAATAAGAAAGGGCACAGTGCTCCAACAAATGGCTCGAGAACTCCCTGCATTGAATTCAGGACCAGACCCAGTTACATCCTCCTCCTGTCCATATTAAGTGCTCTTGGCGGCTTGTTTCTGGTCACCATTGCGGTGCTCTCTGCTTGCCTACACAAAGCCTGTAGAAATAGCATTGTCAGTAAGTACGATACTCGCCTTGTGTCCTACAAGAACCCCGCATTTGAGTATCAGTGTACCATCCCATCTTATCATTAAAGTCTTTTTACAAACCTCATTCTGTGGAGCAACTTCtttcttaatgggaatctgtcaccaagtttttgctatccCATTTGAGAGCAGCACAACGTAGGGGCAGAGATCCCGATtcaagcaatgtgtcacttactgggttttcATAAAACAGTGATGTTATCAGCAGgtaattatcactagaggacaaatAAACCTGACGCCATGTAGTCACTGATCTGCTGaatatctagcagtgctctgaatgctgtgctatgtataaccccacccacaccactgattggcagcctatGGACaatacagagaaagctgccaatcagagttgTGGGCGGGGATTACAGAGCACAGCATTCAGAGAATGGGTAAATCTGCAGAAGATAAAACTATGATTTTATTAAACCTGGCCTGGTAACAAATTCCCTTTACGTGCCAAGTGATTTTGTTAATTACGAGGCTAAGGAGTTTCCATACAAGTGGAAACTAGATTATATCCCTTTAGAAACCAAGAATTTGTCAGTTAAGAGGGTAATTTTAGTCTGTGTGCACAACGATCTACACACAGACCAATGAAGGGTAATGAATCCATTTACATCACATGTAGATTTGGAATACAGAGTGAAAGCCACATCGTAAATGGATATGCAATggatttaatataaaaaaaaatttttttttttcaatgtgtaGATGAGATTTTGTACAATTTTGTCCACTTTTGGTTGGGGCCAACAGTCTAATCTGTATGGGAGTCACAAACAATTTATTGTCAAGGAAAATATCAATCTGGCATGTGTGATTTCAGCCTGTTGATTGTATGGTTTACCAGAGATTAGTCGCAGACAAAGATGTAtgtcggcatgagaaaacaatcgcaggaGTGCATCCGATGATCGGACCACACTCCCCTATTAAAGTCTAGTTGATCAGTGGTGGTGCCAGTTATCGGACTCCAACAATCTCATATTGACGGCCTAGCCCCATCTGTAGTCCAACCGTTGACAAGCAATTTAATGGGAATGTGTAATCAAAAAATGGACTATTGTTTTAATCTGTTTTAGGCAAATTTGTTAATTCTTTAtagtaatctaaaaaaaaaaaaaaaaaaaaaaaaaaattgtttatataTATTCTCTAGAAACAAAAAATCTTGCTTTGGTCACATTGACCAGCAGTCTCAATGCTACACCCCTGAATCCTGTTGGGCACAGACAACAGCAGCAATAGACTGACCAGACCCTATGGACGTCTATGGAAATGTAGAATGGGCATGTTCTTATTAGGGCACAGATCATTGTGAATggagggggaagaggtgagctgtgaccttcACCGATTCTGAATGGCGGATCCTGCTATTttctctacagtatatagaggttagCTGTCATTGTAATCATGTCTGCAAAGACCGTGACTGCTGAAGTCATTTCAAATTTAGATTTAGcggcaaaaaaaaaattgaggatAGAAAACTGAAAAACCCACATCAAAATTTAAAATGAATATAGTTAACACAAGAAAACCTGAATTAAATCATTTTGTGATAACACATTCTCTTTAAAGGTGTTCTGTCGCCTAAACAGTGGGGAGAGGCACTGGAGACACTGCATGAACAGGTAGGGTGCATTCATCCTATTCTAACGACAGGCGAGAAAAAGCTGCCGTGCGCGCCCCCTACTGATGCAGCATCGTCAGTGCACCTTTTTAATGTTCGTGCCTTTTTGTTATTCCAACATAGTATAGTGGAAGCAAGTGACAAGGTGCAAGATTCCACCAACACTTTTTGGAGGAGAAAAGTGTGTGGGGGGTGGGATATATACGTCCCTGGATTTTAGGGCACTTTTAAATCCAAAATCTACATCCCCTAATGCAGAGGTCTTCCGACTAAACACACAGCAAAATCATTACGTGGAACATTTTCCATTTACTGCACGGTTAAAGGGGTTTTTATGACTGAAATGAAGAATGTGACAGCATGTGATGCGCTCACTGTCACTATTAATCCTGCAGGTGAACGTCACATAACTACATGTATATGACATACATAACTTagtcaggtaacgagttcaaacaggtgcaattaatacagggaatgagtgcagagtaggagaaattcttaaagaaaaactaacaggactgtgagggccagaattcttactggttggtaggtgatcaaatacttatttcatgcaataaaatgcaatttaattatgtataaatcatacaatgtgattttctggtttgttttttttttagattctgtctcttaacagttcaagtgtacctatgataaaaattacagacctctctattctttgtagatgggaaaatcggcagtgtatcaaatacttattttccccactgttcattggcagctttctgtgaacaataaatattgacagaaagctgtcaatcagcggtgtgggtggggttataaagagctcagcattcagagctctgctagatccacaccagagaaaactgtgattctatcagaactgctgcaccaaataaaataattgattcaatgctggaatcagggtctcagcccctacttcatgctgctgtcagattacatactgAAAACctgctaacattccctttaagagctcaTAAATTACTTTATTTTAGGTCTGACTGGTcggaaaatttatttattttttatttttttttaacaataaccaaatttacttgtgaaaaaaatataattacagtatttttcagattataagacgctttTTTAttcccaaaaatgtggaggaaaatggggagtgcgtcctatagtctggatgtacctgctctggctgtggtggggaggtgggagagCAGCAGTGGtgaagcagcgggtcacaggaggcaggagtcggcggctaactcctgtgcccgctgcaaaAGAATTGAATATTCGCTACATtacatgcccatgggcgtggaaggCAGAGAATATTCATTTCTGTTTAATAGCTGACAGACTTAGCTGCAGCAGTCGGGCGTTCGCGCCTGCTAATTAAGGTAatcaatattcactgctctccagtcTCATAGGCGTGggatgcagtgaatatttattccctTTAATTCCATCACACAATGTTACCAGAACCTATATTAATCATTAGTAACACAAGGTACTATAAAAACAGTAATATTTTattgaaaattacaaaaaaagacaaaaatatgaAAGGTGCCGAGTTATAAAAAATGTGTAAATAAAATGTGTAAACACAGCAGTGTTTGCACATTCTATTTGCTACTTAACAATGTGTATTTAGGCACTTTATATATGGCATGTTGGTATTACAGCCGTTTGTGTAGCCACAAAAACATGTATTCTATTTCATGTTGCATTTGCTGTGCCTCGTTGCATCATAAATGAAGAACGTGTATAGGGCAGCTATACATTTTTTATAATAAGCTTGTTCTTCGTGGTACCCTATGGCATTGCGTCCCCATTTTTTATAACTCAGCACCTTTCATATTTTTgtcttttttgtaattttcaatAAAATATTACTGTTTTTATAGAACCTTGTGTTACTAATGATTAATATAGGTTCTGGTAACATTGTGTGATGGAATTAATTAATTAAAGGGGTACTTCACCCAAAATTGATACGGGTGAATATCATTGGGACATCAGTGTGTGATTAAATTCATtcgctttagtagcgggcacacatgAACGCCCGACAGCAGCTAACAGTGTGTCCGCTATTAatgatcaatgaatattcactgctctccatgcacatagtcccggcgtggacagaagtgagtattctggcagctgtcttcggcttgtaagcagcgcatgatgtcactgccaagcgctgcttacaagcataaagcagctactGGCATCGGAagaagacgctgcgagggagcacagGGAAGGGAAGTAGGATAGTTTAtgggtttttttaatatgtttttctgatgggggccaatcataccgagtcggggatgagggggctgtgcacgccgggacagggatgagggggctgtgcataccaggataggggatattagtacagaatttatcacattttttacttacattttttttttttttctaacttcctctaaaacctaggtgcgtcttatagtctgaaaaatacggtaatagctGCTGCAACAAAGGTGATCATACATCGATTGCACAAggatgacaagaaaaaaaaaatcatccaagtttaCTGGATGAAACTGACAAGTTTTGATACGCTTGTATGAACCCGGTCAAATGATAATTTCCACAGTGCTCGTTTTCTGAGTGTGTGAAACAGGTCATATACGTTCAGGGTGTCATTGATTTATTCCCCGTGTAACATACATGAAATATAAAGAACATATCCGTTTACCAAAATCACAAAGCGCTTTCCCTTATAAATGTAATTTACTTGTGCAAATCAGAAATCATATATAACATTGCAAGATCACTGCCAAAAAAGTTAATTTCTCAAAAATTCATCAGATATTGACAAAATCATTTCCACAGTGGGAGCTATTGTCAATTATTCCACAAAACCCCCCGTGTCCATAAGACCAcattcaaatattgaatattaaGTGCATAAGTCGGATCCTCAGACGATGACTGTGCTCGCCCCAGCTCAGGAGCCCATTGTACATCAGTGTCCAGTAATTACAATGAAGAGACATCGTACATCGCTCCTTGTGTCTGATAGTAATCCGCGCCTTCACTTATTGTTCAAAACTTTGACTGTCTTTTGTCCATAATGGTAGTAGCTGTACCCAGAGGCCACAGTGGAGAACGCAGTGATACACCTGGAACCAAGCACACTGACATTAGCAGGAAACACCATAACATACTCCTCATGGCTCTAAGAATCATCAGGATCAGATCCCCTCCGTAGTTCACGGTTAGGGGGGTGCATACAAAATGTCAGCATGCCCCCACAGTCCCAGTACAGAATGTGGGAGTATACCCCATACAGATCACCTGTACATATCTGCAGTAGTAAATGGATATAGGGGCCATTTGTAAGTAACCAGGAATGATACCACAATTTCATTgggataattaaaggggttgtccggtgtaAA is a window of Ranitomeya variabilis isolate aRanVar5 chromosome 2, aRanVar5.hap1, whole genome shotgun sequence DNA encoding:
- the LRRN4 gene encoding leucine-rich repeat neuronal protein 4 isoform X2 — encoded protein: MMFILLLLVCKMGMLVALLSSTDPTVTVSKNLTEEKNITDTQCGEQCNVKCHLQNQNLDVLPSCLPTNTEDLNLNFNNITVIRDQDVVSLSKLRIMSLSHNRIKEINWKIHVLAELESLDLSNNQLSVVPKCLMLKNLTRLSLAENPILLIHPFAFSSFPSLFFLNLSLTLIGSDSSEDIGGSSFGFNGTEAQKGSLKSLQLLDLSGTYIRRVNYSWIKDLSNLRELHIRRMINMEVLEDDLYAWFPHLQFLDCAGSKRLHYVKMEIFKNLTSLMYIDFQNCSLNYLSPWKISSKSVQIDLRGNPLHCICEDHEWLLLNHENFVLTRPHETFCSYLKGDLPDISMFELHKRCKRSDPNSESEESVTPSTTMTPDYIQGTTEGLLTPRTIGQKYILTENTKDLTTTGFEIDSTTQSGVVSPNVSPKSNSESSPKELTVSVSTSDKPTTPHKLPVSGSSNGNQTEIQRDYTEEYDEEETQPSVTIVGGKMVACDYDHCRHLQAPCSELQLLKPCLCPGLSGDHIIPDPPLVHGVFEITDTSAQILWCAPNSIVEKYQLVYQPESGANDTVDNIYVTMREYTLYNLAPFTTYNVCVLAFNKKGHSAPTNGSRTPCIEFRTRPSYILLLSILSALGGLFLVTIAVLSACLHKACRNSIVSKYDTRLVSYKNPAFEYQCTIPSYH
- the LRRN4 gene encoding leucine-rich repeat neuronal protein 4 isoform X1, whose protein sequence is MTSALQTITVIRSNSGDSALDLERASSLFTDYLRKMMFILLLLVCKMGMLVALLSSTDPTVTVSKNLTEEKNITDTQCGEQCNVKCHLQNQNLDVLPSCLPTNTEDLNLNFNNITVIRDQDVVSLSKLRIMSLSHNRIKEINWKIHVLAELESLDLSNNQLSVVPKCLMLKNLTRLSLAENPILLIHPFAFSSFPSLFFLNLSLTLIGSDSSEDIGGSSFGFNGTEAQKGSLKSLQLLDLSGTYIRRVNYSWIKDLSNLRELHIRRMINMEVLEDDLYAWFPHLQFLDCAGSKRLHYVKMEIFKNLTSLMYIDFQNCSLNYLSPWKISSKSVQIDLRGNPLHCICEDHEWLLLNHENFVLTRPHETFCSYLKGDLPDISMFELHKRCKRSDPNSESEESVTPSTTMTPDYIQGTTEGLLTPRTIGQKYILTENTKDLTTTGFEIDSTTQSGVVSPNVSPKSNSESSPKELTVSVSTSDKPTTPHKLPVSGSSNGNQTEIQRDYTEEYDEEETQPSVTIVGGKMVACDYDHCRHLQAPCSELQLLKPCLCPGLSGDHIIPDPPLVHGVFEITDTSAQILWCAPNSIVEKYQLVYQPESGANDTVDNIYVTMREYTLYNLAPFTTYNVCVLAFNKKGHSAPTNGSRTPCIEFRTRPSYILLLSILSALGGLFLVTIAVLSACLHKACRNSIVSKYDTRLVSYKNPAFEYQCTIPSYH